From Pedobacter cryoconitis, one genomic window encodes:
- a CDS encoding UbiX family flavin prenyltransferase, with amino-acid sequence MKKKKIIVAITGASGSVYAKLLLNNLLQLTDQIETVGVVMSDNAKEVWRFELGNSDYEQYPFTFYPKMDFNAPFASGSAKFDTMIIIPCSMGTLGRIAHGISNDLISRAADVILKERRKLIAVVRDTPFSLIHINNMKTVTEAGGIICPANPSYYSIPTTIEEAAQTVVSRIIDLAGLEQDSYRWNENQDS; translated from the coding sequence ATGAAGAAGAAGAAAATCATCGTCGCGATCACCGGAGCCAGCGGTTCTGTATATGCTAAACTCTTATTGAATAATTTGCTCCAGTTGACTGATCAGATTGAAACGGTAGGTGTAGTGATGTCTGACAACGCAAAAGAGGTTTGGCGTTTTGAATTAGGCAATAGTGATTATGAGCAGTATCCTTTTACTTTTTATCCAAAAATGGATTTCAATGCTCCTTTTGCTTCCGGGTCTGCAAAATTTGATACGATGATTATTATTCCTTGTTCTATGGGGACTTTAGGAAGAATTGCCCATGGTATTTCTAATGATTTAATTTCAAGAGCTGCTGATGTCATTTTAAAAGAGCGCAGGAAACTGATCGCTGTAGTGAGAGATACGCCCTTTAGTCTGATTCATATTAATAATATGAAAACAGTGACTGAAGCAGGAGGGATTATCTGCCCGGCCAACCCATCTTATTATAGTATACCTACAACGATCGAGGAAGCAGCACAAACTGTTGTAAGCAGGATTATAGACCTTGCAGGATTAGAACAGGATAGTTACAGGTGGAATGAAAACCAGGATTCCTAG
- the rnhA gene encoding ribonuclease HI, which translates to MIEIYTDGAASGNPGPGGYGVILRSGSHYKELSGGFRMTTNNRMELLAVIEGLNAIKQPGAQVTIYSDSKYVVDSVEKKWVFGWVKKGFKDKKNKDLWIRYLAVHKLHDIKFIWIKGHNAHPENERCDVLAVAASKDKATQQIDTEFEAEKNRATLL; encoded by the coding sequence ATGATTGAAATTTACACGGACGGTGCAGCAAGCGGAAACCCAGGACCAGGAGGATACGGCGTAATATTGCGTTCAGGTAGTCATTACAAAGAATTAAGCGGAGGCTTCCGCATGACAACCAATAACAGAATGGAACTACTCGCAGTTATCGAAGGACTCAATGCCATCAAACAACCAGGCGCACAGGTTACCATTTACTCAGACTCTAAATACGTTGTAGATTCCGTAGAAAAGAAATGGGTATTCGGCTGGGTTAAAAAAGGATTCAAGGATAAAAAGAATAAAGACCTTTGGATTCGTTACCTGGCAGTACACAAATTACATGATATCAAATTCATCTGGATCAAAGGACACAATGCACATCCTGAAAACGAAAGATGTGACGTATTAGCTGTCGCAGCCTCCAAAGACAAAGCAACGCAGCAAATCGATACAGAATTCGAAGCAGAAAAAAACAGAGCAACCTTATTATAA